TTCAGGAAGTTTGCTAAAAGGGTTTCTTTCACTTCTATAACATCGAAGCTTTCAACTGATTTCCTGTTGAATACTTCCATTTGTATGTAATACATAACAGCCGCAAAGTAGAATAGTCTTGTCTGCAACTTGCTGTCAACGGAATCAGAAAAATTCCAGTGCTTCTTACCGTACTCGATTCTGTCTTCTATAATCGCCCAGATCTTTTGCAGGTCTTCGAAGTTCTCTTTAGCAATAGGGTTTTCCTTCAAAGAAATTTGGATAAGCAAAGAAACATAAGGAGCTCTTGAAGGTGAGGGGTCTAATGTTGTGTCGAGGATTTCCCTCAGAAAATTCTCAAAATCATCAGGCGTCTTTAAATCCGAAGCTTGAATTCTGATAGGCTTCCTGTGGATGTATCGTCTAATTACAGTATTAAGAATCTCCTCTTTAGATTCGAAAAACTTGAATATTGTGGCTTCAGATGCACCAATGGCGTCCGCTAAGTCCTTGGTCCTCAATGCATCCACAGAACCTTTTTTATTGATGAGCTC
This genomic stretch from Candidatus Neomarinimicrobiota bacterium harbors:
- a CDS encoding TetR/AcrR family transcriptional regulator — its product is MKKDDRINQIAEKTLELINKKGSVDALRTKDLADAIGASEATIFKFFESKEEILNTVIRRYIHRKPIRIQASDLKTPDDFENFLREILDTTLDPSPSRAPYVSLLIQISLKENPIAKENFEDLQKIWAIIEDRIEYGKKHWNFSDSVDSKLQTRLFYFAAVMYYIQMEVFNRKSVESFDVIEVKETLLANFLKILTEGNNR